The following DNA comes from Ignavibacteria bacterium.
CACCAAGTCCTGCCGCGACAATTGCTGAAATGAAAAAATTAATAAACTAATAATTAAAATTTTATGAGACCCGCTTTTACTTTCACTGAAATCAGGGAAGCGGAAAGAACCATTATAGAAAAAGAGGGAATTCCCTCTTTAATTTTAATGGAAAATGCCGGGAAGAATACATTTGATGTCATTTCTTCCTTATATCCTGATCTTGATGAAAGAACAATTATCGCAGTATGCGGCAAAGGCAATAATGCCGGTGATGGCTTTGTTATTGCCCGTAATTTTCTTATCAATTCAATACCGGTCGAAATTTACAATTTATCTTTGCCGGGTGAGCTAAAAGGTGATGCGCTTGTTAACTATGAAATTCTTTTGAAAATGAATTCATCACTTTGCAGCATTTATAATGTTTCTGCCGGTGAATCAGATGTCCTTTTTAAAAGGCTAAAGAATATCAAAGGCAAAGCGTTAATTATTGATGCGCTTCTTGGCAGCGGTATCAAAGGTGAAGTAAGAGGACTATATAAAGATGTTATCGAAAATATTAATTTATCTAAACGTAAAAATCTGAAGCTTGATGTTGTTTCAGTTGATGTGCCAAGCGGGCTTGGCATGGAATATCACACTGGTACAATAATTGACTCTTGCTATACGGTTACTATGGGAGCAATTAAAACAAACCTGCTCTTTGGCAGCGGCAGGGAAAATTCCGGTCAGCTTTATGTAGTGCCCATAGGCATTACAAATGATTGCTTTGAAAGAGCCAACATATACGGTAAATTCCTTGTTGAAGAAAATGATGTGAAGGGATTATTCCCTAAGCGGAAAAAAACATCATATAAATATTCCAACGGTAAAGCGCTTGTGATAGGCGGTTCAAAAGGTCTTTCAGGCGCTATAATTATGAGCTCGCTTGCTGCAT
Coding sequences within:
- a CDS encoding NAD(P)H-hydrate dehydratase yields the protein MRPAFTFTEIREAERTIIEKEGIPSLILMENAGKNTFDVISSLYPDLDERTIIAVCGKGNNAGDGFVIARNFLINSIPVEIYNLSLPGELKGDALVNYEILLKMNSSLCSIYNVSAGESDVLFKRLKNIKGKALIIDALLGSGIKGEVRGLYKDVIENINLSKRKNLKLDVVSVDVPSGLGMEYHTGTIIDSCYTVTMGAIKTNLLFGSGRENSGQLYVVPIGITNDCFERANIYGKFLVEENDVKGLFPKRKKTSYKYSNGKALVIGGSKGLSGAIIMSSLAALKSGAGAVLAAFPRSVSAHFSRKLSEVIKTELDETPDGSIAGDSYAGLQKQLSKADAVLIGPGLSLNKETENFLFDVIENVKSPLVIDADALNLLAGNIEILNRRKSSAEIILTPHIGEFAKLSGRTTEEITANRFEITSEFAKKYNVNVVLKSETSISCSPDGKIYINNSGNEQLGSAGSGDVLSGIIVSILAQTGNVFSAMVCGNYIHGMLAERYYNKYGNKQSASQQDLIEFIPDVITGILS